A single Vanacampus margaritifer isolate UIUO_Vmar chromosome 7, RoL_Vmar_1.0, whole genome shotgun sequence DNA region contains:
- the adamtsl7 gene encoding thrombospondin type-1 domain-containing protein 4 has translation ADSWDVGEWSECSKKCGPGVQHRQVICRQVTHVHSNWTETSVTAAQHLCGTADQPVTKSSCQLKICSLWEIRSEWSTCSVPCGVGQRRRQVVCVSNQGEVEPDEECNMNLKPDAIQNCDMGTCARRWFMSRWSQQCSAKCGHGNRTRTTVCLMNHGTDSCQGERPQEVTSCNSGPCQNRPEWYAGPWGQCSAECGNGTQTRSVACILQNKDRMEVVVPTECSATPQPITAQPCMLKPCGVQWYVTEWSTCSHSCNGGYRMREVRCLTDNIAPSEQCDPALTPECREECNTQPCGADINTSCSDQYHNCMVVVQARLCVYSYYAGVCCASCSRAQTTYHSSHQMNNIRR, from the exons gctgacagcTGGGATGTGGGGGAGTGGTCCGAGTGCAGCAAGAAGTGTGGGCCGGGCGTTCAGCACCGCCAGGTCATCTGCCGCCAGGTCACACATGTTCACTCCAATTGGACAGAGACGTCCGTGACGGCGGCACAACATCTGTGTGGTACAGCTGATCAACCGGTGACCAAATCTTCCTGTCAGCTCAAAATTTGCAGCCTATGGGAGATACGATCTGAGTGGAGCACG TGTTCGGTGCCTTGTGGGGTGGGCCAGCGTCGCAGGCaggttgtgtgtgtgagcaacCAGGGTGAGGTAGAACCAGACGAGGAGTGCAACATGAACCTCAAGCCAGATGCAATACAAAATTGTGACATGGGGACATGCGCACGCAGGTGGTTCATGAGCCGGTGGAGCCAGCAG TGTTCTGCCAAATGCGGTCACGGCAACCGAACCAGAACAACCGTATGCCTGATGAACCACGGGACCGACAGCTGCCAAGGCGAACGTCCACAGGAAGTGACCTCATGTAATTCCGGGCCATGCCAAAACCGTCCAGAGTGGTACGCCGGACCCTGGGGTCAG TGTTCTGCAGAGTGCGGGAATGGTACTCAGACTCGGAGCGTGGCTTGTATTCTTCAAAACAAAGACCGCATGGAGGTGGTGGTCCCAACGGAATGTTCCGCTACACCTCAGCCGATCACAGCTCAGCCCTGCATGCTGAAGCCATGTGGTGTTCAGTGGTATGTCACAGAGTGGAGCACG TGTTCGCACTCCTGCAACGGTGGATATCGCATGCGTGAGGTGCGTTGTCTCACCGACAACATCGCTCCAAGTGAACAGTGTGACCCTGCTTTGACCCCAGAGTGTCGAGAAGAATGCAACACACAACCTTGCGGAGCTGACATAA ACACATCCTGCAGTGACCAGTATCATAACTGCATGGTTGTCGTTCAAGCCCGCCTCTGCGTTTATTCCTACTACGCCGGTGTGTGCTGTGCCTCGTGTAGTCGAGCCCAGACAACATACCACAGTTCCCATCAAATGAATAACATACGCAGGTGA
- the melk gene encoding maternal embryonic leucine zipper kinase, translated as MPVERTAPREVEELHKYYEVYDTIGSGGFAKVKLGRHIQTGEKVAIKIMNKKDLGEDLPRVKVEIEAMKNLSHQHICRLYQVIESPTQIFMILEYCPGGELFDYIIAKDRLSEEETRVFFRQIVSAMAYVHSQGYAHRDLKPENLLIDGDHNLKLIDFGLCAKPKGGLGYELMTCCGSPAYAAPELIQGKAYIGSEADVWSMGVLLFALLCGYLPFDDDNCMVLYRKIMRGQYDNPSWLSTGSILLLNQMMQVDPKLRLAVQQLLEHPWVMKDYNSPVEWRSRQPLGHIDEDCITEMAVNMKRSRESTTALVKEWRYDRITATYLLLLSKKQRGKPVRLHTEPHVSEDAVSPRHGRSQTKKSLHFSDGDDAVILGSLDLCSDYIDDCPWVPVSRQGVREKTAGITADKRLASPLEKRCVVSPLPDRGQMSGQNHQERRRHKEHQQASENKENVGQQEKDVEIFALPPPRTPSSSKKNSRPKNVLTTPNQKVSNGTRSTPKAGGSGSKEVKRRAADSNESTNIEIIAFSPERRSRSLDMAGSGDSGKKRRGGRVFGSLERGLDKVITMLTPSKRRALRDNPRKIKALYNVTPTEQTNPDQVLNQILSVLPGKNVEFTQKGYTVKCRTWDDFGKVTMAFELEVCLLHRPEVVGVRRQRLKGDAWVYKRLVEDIFSTSSI; from the exons ATGCCCGTGGAGAGGACGGCGCCCCGCGAGGTCGAAGAGCTTCACAAATACTATGAGGTTTACGACACTATCGGCTCAG gggGGTTCGCTAAAGTGAAGCTAGGTCGTCACATCCAGACAGGAGAGAAAGTGGCCATTAAAATTATGAATAAGAAGGATCTTGGG GAGGATCTTCCTCGTGTGAAGGTGGAGATCGAGGCAATGAAAAACCTCAGTCATCAGCACATCTGCCGTCTCTACCAGGTCATTGAGTCCCCCACGCAGATTTTCATGATACTTGAG TACTGTCCAGGGGGGGAGTTGTTTGACTATATTATAGCAAAGGACCGGCTGTCAGAAGAGGAGACGAGAGTGTTTTTCAGGCAAATTGTGTCTGCCATGGCCTACGTCCACAGCCAGGGTTACGCACACAGGGACCTCAAACCG GAGAACTTGTTGATAGATGGAGACCACAACTTGAAGCTCATAGATTTTGGCTTATGTGCCAAACCTAAG GGAGGCCTTGGATATGAGTTGATGACGTGCTGTGGAAGTCCAGCTTATGCTGCTCCTGAGCTCATCCAGGGAAAAGCTTATATTGGCTCAGAG GCAGATGTGTGGAGTATGGGCGTGCTACTATTTGCTCTGCTATGTGGCTATCTACCCTTTGATGACGACAACTGCATGGTCCTCTACAGGAAAATTATG AGAGGGCAGTATGACAACCCATCATGGCTGTCCACAGGAAGCATCCTTCTGCTCAACCAAATGATGCAG GTGGACCCCAAGTTGCGTCTGGCAGTGCAGCAGTTGCTTGAGCACCCTTGGGTCATGAAAGACTACAACAGCCCTGTGGAGTGGCGCAGCAGGCAGCCG ctGGGCCACATAGACGAGGACTGCATCACTGAGATGGCCGTCAACATGAAACGTTCCAGAGAAAGCACCACCGCTCTTGTTAAGGAG TGGCGCTACGACCGCATCACAGCCACGTACTTGCTCCTGCTGTCCAAGAAGCAGAGAGGCAAGCCAGTGCGGCTCCACACGGAACCCCACGTCAGCGAGGACGCCGTCTCTCCACGACATGGCCGATCACAG ACGAAGAAATCTCTTCATTTTAGTGACGGCGACGACGCTGTCATTTTGGGTTCTTTGGATCTTTGCTCAGACTACATAGATGATTGCCCGTGGGTGCCCGTCTCACGTCAAGGGGTGCGCGAGAAGACGGCAGGAATTACAGCCGACAAG AGGTTGGCATCGCCATTAGAGAAGAGATGTGTCGTGAGTCCGCTGCCCGACAGGGGTCAAATGTCAGGCCAGAACCACCAGGAGAGGAGGAGGCACAAAGAGCACCAACAAGCCAGTGAGAACAAAGAGAATGTTGGCCAGCAGGAGAAAGACGTGGAAATATTTGCACTGCCGCCACCTCGCACGCCTTCCTCCAGCAAGAAGAACTCGCGCCCCAAGAATGTGTTGACCACACCCAATCAGAAAGTGTCCAATGGCACCAGAAGCACACCAAAAG CTGGAGGCAGTGGTTCGAAAGAGGTTAAGAGGAGAGCGGCAGACAGCAACGAGTCCACCAACATTGAGATCATCGCCTTTAGTCCTGAAAGAAG GTCTCGCTCTTTGGACATGGCCGGTAGCGGAGACAGCGGAAAGAAGCGAAGGGGAGGGCGAGTGTTCGGCTCCCTGGAGAGGGGGCTGGACAAGGTGATCACCATGCTCACCCCCAGCAAGAGACGAGCGCTGCGAGACAACCCGCGCAAGATCAAG GCCCTGTACAACGTGACCCCGACGGAGCAGACCAACCCGGACCAGGTGCTGAATCAGATCCTCTCAGTGCTGCCTGGGAAAAACGTCGAGTTCACCCAGAAGGG ctacACGGTGAAGTGCAGAACCTGGGATGACTTTGGCAAGGTGACCATGGCCTTTGAGCTGGAGGTGTGCCTGCTGCACAGGCCAGAAGTGGTTGGCGTGCGTCGTCAGCGACTAAAAGGAGACGCTTGGGTCTACAAGCGCCTGGTGGAGGACATCTTCTCCACATCCAGCATCTGA
- the LOC144055174 gene encoding uncharacterized protein LOC144055174, translating into MKLLLAVVLIVLLSWLYRSWISNSTMHSTPCEGASVSETVVSLLLCPLSLYSSLTSTLVRLVLSVPPLVFTAIRHSVMLLVATPVCVLSLFMPLLLTCVCAGLYLLHVVLVGGVAIWTLTQEPVHEKVKHQGKRRLRMSGWVK; encoded by the exons ATGAAGCTTCTGCTGGCAGTTGTTCTCATTGTGCTCCTTTCAT GGCTGTACAGGTCCTGGATTTCCAACAGCACCATGCATTCAACCCCATGTGAG gGCGCTTCAGTGAGCGAGACAGTGGTCTCCCTCCTCTTGTGTCCGCTGTCTCTTTACTCCAGCCTGACGTCCACTCTGGTCCGGCTGGTCCTTTCCGTCCCGCCGCTGGTCTTCACCGCCATCCGCCATTCGGTGATGCTGCTGGTGGCGACGCCCGTGTGCGTGCTCAGCCTCTTCATGCCGCTGCTGCTCACCTGTGTGTGCGCGGGCCTCTACCTGCTGCACGTGGTTTTGGTAGGGGGCGTGGCCATTTGGACACTCACGCAGGAGCCCGTTCACGAGAAGGTCAAGCATCAGGGGAAGAGGCGATTGAGAATGTCTGGTTGGGTGAAGTAA